In one Borrelia duttonii Ly genomic region, the following are encoded:
- a CDS encoding variable large family protein: MDKIGNRMGIKGIILMMMIVMGCNSGVKDPEKVFLSEMVNLGKGFLDVFVSFGDMITGTLGIKAYTKKSEIGGYFSKIAETMKEVRGKLGKILEEYGSYEKVKVKVEEFIGEISKIEAGAKEAAGGASGDVIIGNAVQNQDAVSAAVDSVNKIVGGIKTIVGVVLKEGEGNAETTKTAEDEKKSVGGLFAKGTADDGTEAQAAAANASVGAVSGADILQAIARSGNANTKDINTVTNAAEIAVANKDSATKTLDQAKVDAVIAGGIALRGMAKEGKFSAKSEEKNANAVNGAVASAVNKVLSTLVVAIRNRVDEGLKEINRVLGEIKQGEGSVAKINE, translated from the coding sequence ATGGATAAGATAGGGAATAGAATGGGAATAAAGGGAATAATATTGATGATGATGATAGTGATGGGATGTAATAGTGGGGTTAAGGATCCAGAGAAAGTGTTTTTGAGTGAGATGGTAAATTTAGGGAAAGGATTTTTAGATGTATTTGTGAGTTTTGGGGATATGATTACGGGGACATTAGGAATAAAGGCGTATACAAAGAAGAGTGAGATTGGTGGGTATTTTAGTAAGATAGCAGAGACAATGAAGGAAGTTAGAGGGAAATTAGGGAAGATTTTAGAAGAATATGGAAGTTATGAAAAGGTGAAAGTTAAGGTAGAGGAATTTATTGGGGAGATAAGTAAGATAGAAGCAGGAGCAAAAGAAGCAGCTGGGGGTGCTAGTGGTGATGTTATTATTGGTAATGCTGTTCAAAATCAAGATGCTGTTTCTGCAGCGGTTGATAGTGTTAATAAGATTGTAGGTGGTATTAAAACTATTGTTGGAGTGGTATTAAAGGAGGGAGAGGGAAATGCAGAAACTACTAAGACAGCAGAAGATGAAAAAAAATCGGTAGGTGGGTTATTTGCTAAAGGAACTGCTGATGATGGAACAGAAGCGCAAGCAGCAGCAGCAAATGCTTCTGTAGGAGCAGTAAGTGGAGCTGATATATTACAAGCTATAGCAAGGTCTGGAAATGCTAATACTAAAGATATTAATACGGTAACTAATGCTGCAGAAATTGCAGTTGCTAATAAAGATTCTGCTACTAAAACACTTGATCAAGCTAAAGTAGATGCAGTAATAGCAGGAGGAATAGCATTGAGAGGGATGGCAAAGGAAGGGAAGTTTTCAGCTAAGAGTGAAGAGAAAAATGCAAATGCAGTCAATGGAGCAGTAGCAAGTGCAGTAAATAAGGTGTTAAGTACGTTGGTGGTAGCAATCAGGAATAGAGTGGATGAAGGATTGAAAGAGATAAATAGGGTGTTAGGAGAGATTAAACAAGGAGAAGGGTCTGTTGCCAAAATTAATGAATAA
- a CDS encoding variable large family protein, translated as MVMMMVMMGCNSGGVKDPEKVFLSEMVNLGKGFLDVFVAFGDMITETLGIKAETKKSDIGKYFSDIEKTMNSVKEKLQEEVSKNGQYEKVRKVVEEFISGTVDKIAAGAKEAALGASGGGSEVIGSAVKNGDASPSELRSVKSLVKGIKEIVEIVLKGKGDAGADVTKGDSKKDVGKLFTMTNDQADNTAAQAAAASIGAINGVDMLQAIVKSKEDPKVDDTNGIEKAEDAAGIAVAKAVAGKKEIKEGAKKDAVIAGGIALRGMTKLGKFSIKDNDEDALKTVNGAVASAVNKVLSTLTIAIRNRLDEGLKEINKVLGEIKQGEGSVAKINE; from the coding sequence ATGGTGATGATGATGGTGATGATGGGATGTAATAGTGGGGGAGTAAAGGATCCAGAGAAAGTATTTTTGAGTGAGATGGTAAATTTAGGTAAAGGATTTTTGGACGTATTTGTTGCTTTTGGGGATATGATTACGGAGACATTAGGAATAAAGGCAGAGACTAAAAAAAGTGATATAGGTAAGTATTTTAGTGATATTGAGAAGACTATGAATTCAGTAAAGGAAAAGTTGCAAGAAGAAGTATCAAAGAATGGGCAATATGAGAAAGTTAGGAAGGTAGTTGAGGAGTTTATTAGTGGTACTGTAGATAAGATAGCTGCAGGAGCAAAAGAAGCAGCTTTAGGAGCTAGTGGTGGAGGTAGTGAAGTAATAGGAAGTGCTGTCAAAAATGGGGATGCATCTCCTTCAGAATTACGAAGTGTTAAATCTTTGGTGAAAGGAATTAAAGAGATAGTTGAGATTGTGTTAAAAGGGAAGGGAGATGCAGGTGCTGATGTTACTAAAGGTGATAGTAAGAAAGATGTTGGTAAATTATTTACTATGACTAATGATCAAGCTGATAATACGGCAGCCCAAGCAGCAGCAGCAAGTATAGGAGCTATAAATGGAGTTGATATGTTGCAAGCGATAGTAAAATCGAAGGAAGATCCTAAAGTTGATGATACTAATGGAATTGAGAAAGCTGAAGATGCAGCAGGAATTGCAGTTGCTAAAGCTGTTGCTGGTAAGAAAGAAATTAAGGAAGGGGCAAAGAAGGATGCAGTAATAGCCGGAGGGATAGCACTTAGAGGTATGACTAAATTAGGTAAATTTTCTATTAAGGATAATGATGAAGATGCATTAAAGACAGTCAATGGGGCAGTAGCAAGTGCAGTAAATAAGGTATTGAGTACATTGACAATAGCAATAAGGAATAGATTGGATGAAGGATTAAAAGAGATAAATAAGGTGTTAGGAGAGATTAAACAAGGAGAAGGATCTGTTGCCAAAATTAATGAATAA
- a CDS encoding variable large family protein, with protein sequence MDKMWDRMRIKGIILMMMMVMMMMGCNSGGVGEAEQGKNKFLQSLVNVSEEFLNVFTSFGEMVGSVLGLKADSKKSDVAAYFKTVQDTVQGAKDGLNKIVAEMKKESNPHAAATETAVKKLVSETLDKIITGAKTASEAIGGDANDFIGNVAAGGANGAGAGAKGDGVENLVKGIKSIVDIVLKNKGSAEAGDGKKADALGARGNNAGDAGKLFGNTDNNGAIAADAKKAAADAAKAVGAVTGADILQAISKNNGDSAKLANHNASAQVTGVASDIKDAVIAGGIALRAMAKGGKFANEKDNANNDVVTAVRGAAVSAVSKALDTLTIAIREAMDLGLKEIKKVMKINNDTPVATSEKSGSGVKNQ encoded by the coding sequence ATGGATAAGATGTGGGATAGAATGAGAATAAAGGGAATAATATTAATGATGATGATGGTGATGATGATGATGGGATGTAATAGTGGGGGAGTAGGAGAAGCAGAGCAAGGTAAAAATAAATTTTTGCAATCTTTAGTTAATGTGAGTGAAGAATTTTTGAATGTTTTTACATCATTTGGGGAAATGGTGGGGAGTGTATTGGGATTGAAGGCCGATTCTAAGAAGTCCGATGTTGCTGCTTACTTTAAGACAGTTCAAGATACTGTGCAAGGAGCCAAGGATGGGCTTAATAAAATTGTTGCTGAAATGAAAAAAGAGAGTAATCCTCATGCTGCAGCTACTGAGACTGCAGTAAAGAAATTAGTTAGTGAAACACTTGATAAAATAATTACTGGGGCAAAGACAGCAAGTGAGGCAATTGGTGGTGATGCTAATGACTTCATAGGTAATGTTGCTGCTGGTGGTGCTAATGGTGCTGGTGCTGGAGCTAAGGGCGATGGTGTTGAAAATTTAGTAAAGGGCATTAAATCAATTGTGGATATAGTACTTAAGAACAAAGGAAGTGCTGAGGCTGGAGATGGTAAAAAAGCCGATGCTCTTGGGGCAAGAGGTAATAATGCTGGTGATGCAGGAAAATTATTTGGTAATACTGATAATAATGGTGCTATTGCCGCAGATGCGAAGAAGGCAGCAGCAGATGCAGCAAAAGCAGTTGGGGCCGTTACTGGAGCTGACATATTGCAAGCTATTTCTAAAAATAATGGTGATTCAGCTAAGTTAGCTAATCATAATGCTTCTGCTCAAGTTACTGGTGTTGCTTCTGATATTAAAGATGCTGTTATAGCGGGGGGGATAGCATTGCGAGCGATGGCAAAGGGAGGAAAATTTGCTAATGAGAAGGATAATGCTAATAATGATGTTGTTACTGCGGTTAGGGGAGCAGCAGTAAGTGCAGTAAGTAAGGCATTAGATACATTAACAATAGCAATAAGAGAAGCAATGGACTTGGGTCTTAAAGAAATAAAAAAAGTGATGAAAATTAATAATGATACTCCTGTAGCAACATCTGAGAAGAGTGGTTCTGGTGTTAAAAATCAATAA
- a CDS encoding variable large family protein: protein MKKEKKEEGRIRVIMVMMMVMMGCNSGVVEAEQGKNKFLQSLVNVSNEFLNVFTSFGDMVGSVLGLSVESKKSDVGNYFNTVQSTVEGIKSGLNKIVAEMKEEKNPNAEATATAVKTLVESKLDKIIAGAKEASEAIGVEGSELIGNVATAGAAGGAAGEIEKLVKGIKGIVEVVLKEGKHDAGDDKKASDGSTSRTGGNAADGEAGKLFANDNAGANANDSKKVATDAAKAVGGVRGSDILQAIVRDGGDALKLATAANGGGDGKKDAIIAGAIALRGMAKGGKFANDNDGTAEVTTAVKGASISAVTKALDTLTIAIRKIIDAGLKEVKAAMKINANAIPVVSDKIASDAKNQ, encoded by the coding sequence ATGAAGAAAGAGAAAAAAGAAGAGGGGAGAATAAGAGTAATAATGGTGATGATGATGGTGATGATGGGATGTAATAGTGGTGTGGTGGAAGCAGAGCAAGGAAAGAATAAGTTTTTGCAATCTTTAGTTAATGTAAGTAATGAATTTTTGAATGTTTTCACTTCATTTGGGGATATGGTGGGGAGTGTATTGGGATTGAGTGTTGAGAGTAAGAAGTCGGATGTGGGGAATTATTTTAATACAGTTCAGAGTACAGTAGAAGGAATTAAGAGTGGGCTTAATAAGATTGTTGCTGAAATGAAGGAAGAAAAGAATCCGAATGCTGAGGCTACAGCTACTGCAGTTAAAACATTGGTTGAGAGTAAACTAGATAAGATAATAGCTGGAGCGAAGGAAGCAAGTGAGGCAATAGGAGTAGAAGGAAGTGAACTAATTGGTAATGTTGCTACTGCGGGTGCTGCTGGTGGTGCTGCGGGTGAGATTGAGAAACTAGTAAAGGGAATTAAGGGGATAGTAGAGGTGGTATTAAAAGAAGGTAAACATGATGCTGGAGATGATAAAAAGGCAAGTGATGGGAGTACTTCAAGAACTGGGGGAAATGCTGCTGATGGAGAAGCAGGGAAGTTGTTTGCTAATGATAATGCAGGTGCTAATGCTAATGATTCAAAGAAAGTAGCAACAGATGCAGCAAAAGCAGTAGGAGGAGTAAGAGGATCAGATATATTGCAGGCTATAGTTAGGGATGGTGGAGATGCATTAAAATTGGCTACTGCTGCTAATGGTGGTGGTGATGGCAAGAAGGATGCGATAATAGCAGGAGCAATAGCATTGAGAGGGATGGCAAAGGGAGGAAAATTTGCTAATGATAATGATGGAACTGCTGAAGTTACTACTGCAGTTAAAGGGGCATCTATTAGTGCAGTAACTAAAGCACTAGATACATTAACAATAGCAATAAGGAAGATAATAGACGCAGGACTTAAAGAAGTAAAAGCAGCAATGAAAATCAATGCTAATGCTATTCCTGTGGTGTCTGATAAGATTGCTTCTGATGCTAAGAATCAATAG